The genomic window TGCAGAGGTCCTCAGCTGGGACCTGACAAGCTGCAGGGACAGTCTGAAGGCAGTTCACAAACTCAAAAACATTTCAGCGTGCATTGCAAGATCCCAGCCTTTGAGAACTGAGGTTCCCTCAGTGAGCTGCaagtgttttaatttttttttgggggtggggggaaaaaaagagagagacagtttaccaAGAGTCTGTCTGATTTAGTTTCCTATTCTTCAAGGTGCCATGCAGACTGTGGGCTTTTCAAGACAAGGACTACCCCATGATTCTGAAACCACCCACTCCAACTGCCCTGTTTTTATAGAAGATTTATTCAAATCATCAGTGAGCACTACAACACAGAAAAGGGAGGGCACCAGGAAGTGACCATTTTTCTGTTTGCCTGACATTTAGACATTGGGTTTGAGCCCTGACAGGAGCTGAAACCAACCTCTTTCATGTCTTCAGATCTTGAACATTGGTATGTGGAACTTATGGGGAAAGATCTGGCAGAGATTGGAAGCTTGTAGCAGTTCAGGCACATGACTGACAGTATCCAGTAGACATCCTCAGACTCACAGGAACTTCCTAATTCACCTCTTAGGAAAATCATGGGAGCATCTCATAGAACACCACCCCATTTGGAAGCAGAAGGGAGGGGCAGGCTGCCCTCAAGAGGAGGCCGGCAGGTCCTGAGACTGCCGCTGTGTTATAAAGTACTTGAAGAATTCATAGACTGACCAACAAATGGCAGTGGAGGGCATTTGGTAGATGACACGCGCCTGCACACCCTTGAAGTAGGCAGGCAGCCCGCCCAGCTTGTAAACCATCCTGCAGGCATTGAGCATGCCTGAGAGGTGCCGACCTTTGGTCTTCAGCATTCCCAGCTTCAGATTCTCCTGCGTGTTGAGAAGGGTCTTGCAGACATCAAGTGGAGTGGTAGCCGCAGCTGCTGTTGCCCCTGCCAGAGCCCCTGACAGCATGTGCGACAAGGGGTTAAAGTGCCTGCAAGGATTGAGCTGTTCCTGCATGAATTCGTAGGTCATGAAATGGATGGCCTGGAAGGGCACGTTCATGGTCAGCTGTGTTGTATAGCTCCAGTAAAATGCTCTGATCCCTTCTGTTTTGTATACAACCCGGATACAGTGTAGGACACCTTTGTATGGAGAATTGAACATCTGCATTCGTTGTTTGACAGCTGTGTGGGCAGGGAAAGGGTGGGAAGGAGGTAAACAGAGTGTGGGTGAACACAGTCTGAATTCAATACCCTCAAAGCTGTTGACAAACACTGTCCGGAGAATAGCAGAAGACTTCCCCACATCTTCCCCTTGCTCCCCCCTCTACATTGCCTT from Chiloscyllium punctatum isolate Juve2018m chromosome 35, sChiPun1.3, whole genome shotgun sequence includes these protein-coding regions:
- the LOC140459632 gene encoding mitoferrin-2-like isoform X2, with product MLCWKSIAGGTATLIHDAVMTPAEAVKQRMQMFNSPYKGVLHCIRVVYKTEGIRAFYWSYTTQLTMNVPFQAIHFMTYEFMQEQLNPCRHFNPLSHMLSGALAGATAAAATTPLDVCKTLLNTQENLKLGMLKTKGRHLSGMLNACRMVYKLGGLPAYFKGVQARVIYQMPSTAICWSVYEFFKYFITQRQSQDLPASS
- the LOC140459632 gene encoding mitoferrin-1-like isoform X1; the protein is MELGCVRAQPALASRADEAAAAAAGACGPAPPGAGALQEPEEDVYESLPASVSVSAHMMAGSLAGIMEHSIMFPIDSVKTRMQSLQPDPKAQYKNVFDGLLKIVHTEGFWRPFRGLNAMVLGAGPAHAMYFSSYEKMKRTLSDAIGQGGNSHLANGIAGGTATLIHDAVMTPAEAVKQRMQMFNSPYKGVLHCIRVVYKTEGIRAFYWSYTTQLTMNVPFQAIHFMTYEFMQEQLNPCRHFNPLSHMLSGALAGATAAAATTPLDVCKTLLNTQENLKLGMLKTKGRHLSGMLNACRMVYKLGGLPAYFKGVQARVIYQMPSTAICWSVYEFFKYFITQRQSQDLPASS